The Methanoregula boonei 6A8 genome has a window encoding:
- a CDS encoding PAS domain S-box protein → MKRSKIRQSQKSPPAKPPHDKTFHFLIVEDDPSHAELIRRGLLAYKTPYRLTIETTLAGARKSILADPPDLLILDRGLPDGSGEELLPESPEELQFPVIVMTSYGNEAEGTRLVRRGAVDYLVKGKAVFDDLAHITERSLGIWKNRQSERVLLHRLTTRESVLRALLNNPADSIALLDRSGTILDLNPTLAKGMGKTPPEVLGTCIYDYLPADLASVRRRKVENVFKTGKMERFEDEHAGCWYDNIIQPIPGENDKVVQVLIIARDITERRCAEKALAESSKRFAQVAETAGEWIWEVDADGRYTYSSPVVKNLLGYTPEEIVGTYFYDYFEPGQRVTLMNAALAAFKEKKAFGNFINPNLHKDGRIVMLETRGIPVLAYDGTLLGYRGADLDVTDRIRAEKALRESEERYRTLVDELPDFVIVHREGKLLYVNAAITRLVGRPAEQLQHTNILAYIPEESQEIVRGAIKKRAGGGPVLPYVVKVAAPGGGPLRWVEIRGAAILFEGQPATLNVLTDITEKKWAQDALFASEQKFRTLADYTFDWEYWIGADGKFVYVSPSCERISGYPPDEFYRNEKLFDDLIVPEDRERFRTHCDQLSNSPDTGILEFRIRTKKGDLMWIGHVCHPIYSPDGEYLGRRGSNRDITQRKAAEDALKGSETRFRLLIQNASDMIRILDRQGKIRYESPSTERILGYPEGALTGKEPWPYIHPDDVERVRSDFQTIFDQTNDGIPTEFRVRRADGTYIWVDSIGANLLGVQGVDGIVITTRPIGQRKEIEQALLESQAKVRESEEFLRQVINGAGEGIIGYDRDLHITLWNRFMEELTGYPAEEVLGKDVFEIFPFLKEEGIDVLLLKALEGKSGQSADIPFIFGRTGKKGWGQGIYSPIHDANGAIVGAMGIIRDITEVRKAQRALGESEEKYRLFTETSPDMIYFIDPEGHIRFVNRRAAEGLLMKPEDIIGKHLNDIFLPDTARNHLIGIQHIVETREPSETELIENLPSGNIWIEARLSPLFDAENNVLGVLGISHDITDRKKAQIALEESEERYRSLFRRSPVGITLTDIAGNILEINETMLGMFGYTRDEIGSTNISSFYADSEIRLQLAGTVLAKGSVSDYELVCRRRDGSTFPVLLNSARILRGGERLFQSTFVDITDRKMMEEEIRSLNRALEQRVIQRTDQLNATLEEKEVLLREIHHRVKNNLQIIISILRLQNRHITDPGMQAILLDSESRVRSMALVHEKLYRSIDLAHIDIGDYLRDLTRYLFNTYSVNQGRVAFKVEIADLSLDINRAIPIGLILNELIANALKHAFTPQTGGEIMITGSQTIDTIVISVQDNGAGMPVDFDWRNSPSLGMHLVVTLIEQVRGTIEKEENGTGTRFVLRIPRHAGT, encoded by the coding sequence ATGAAGAGATCCAAAATACGACAATCACAAAAAAGCCCCCCGGCAAAGCCTCCCCACGATAAAACATTTCATTTTCTTATTGTTGAAGACGATCCATCCCATGCCGAGTTGATCCGGCGCGGGCTTCTGGCATACAAAACGCCGTACCGGCTGACGATCGAAACAACCCTTGCAGGAGCACGAAAGAGCATCCTGGCCGATCCGCCGGACCTCCTGATCCTGGACAGAGGGCTTCCTGATGGGAGCGGCGAAGAACTGCTGCCAGAGAGTCCGGAAGAACTGCAGTTCCCGGTCATTGTCATGACCAGTTACGGGAACGAGGCCGAGGGTACCCGGCTGGTCCGGAGGGGCGCTGTCGACTATCTTGTGAAGGGCAAAGCGGTATTTGATGATCTTGCCCATATCACCGAACGTTCGCTCGGGATATGGAAAAACCGCCAGTCAGAACGGGTACTTCTCCACCGGTTGACCACAAGGGAGTCAGTACTGCGCGCCCTCCTGAACAATCCTGCCGATTCGATCGCACTTCTCGACCGGAGCGGTACTATCCTCGATCTGAACCCTACCCTTGCAAAAGGAATGGGGAAGACCCCTCCTGAGGTTTTAGGAACCTGCATTTACGATTATCTCCCGGCCGATCTCGCATCAGTGCGACGCAGGAAAGTTGAAAATGTGTTCAAAACAGGAAAAATGGAACGTTTTGAGGATGAGCACGCGGGATGCTGGTACGATAATATTATCCAGCCGATACCAGGTGAAAACGACAAAGTCGTCCAGGTCCTTATCATAGCACGGGACATTACCGAACGCAGGTGTGCGGAAAAGGCTCTTGCCGAAAGCAGCAAACGGTTTGCCCAGGTAGCCGAGACCGCAGGAGAATGGATCTGGGAAGTGGATGCAGACGGCAGATACACCTACAGCAGCCCGGTCGTGAAAAATCTTCTCGGGTATACCCCGGAAGAGATCGTGGGAACGTATTTTTACGATTATTTCGAACCCGGCCAGAGAGTGACTCTCATGAACGCGGCGCTCGCCGCATTCAAGGAAAAAAAAGCATTCGGTAATTTTATCAATCCCAACCTACACAAGGACGGCCGCATCGTCATGCTGGAAACCCGAGGCATCCCGGTCCTTGCCTATGACGGCACGCTTCTTGGCTACCGTGGCGCAGATCTCGACGTTACCGATCGGATCCGTGCCGAAAAAGCCCTGCGCGAGAGCGAGGAGCGGTACCGCACGCTTGTCGATGAACTCCCGGACTTTGTGATCGTCCACCGTGAGGGCAAGCTGCTCTATGTCAACGCGGCGATCACACGGCTGGTGGGAAGGCCCGCAGAACAATTACAACACACCAATATCTTAGCGTATATCCCGGAAGAGTCGCAGGAGATTGTCCGCGGGGCGATAAAAAAACGGGCCGGTGGCGGCCCGGTACTGCCCTATGTTGTTAAGGTTGCTGCCCCGGGTGGCGGTCCTTTGCGTTGGGTTGAGATCCGGGGCGCAGCCATCCTGTTTGAAGGACAGCCGGCAACCCTCAACGTGCTGACCGACATCACTGAGAAAAAATGGGCACAGGATGCACTCTTTGCAAGCGAGCAGAAATTCCGGACCCTTGCCGATTATACTTTTGACTGGGAGTACTGGATCGGTGCCGATGGAAAATTTGTCTATGTATCTCCTTCCTGCGAGCGGATCAGCGGTTATCCCCCGGATGAATTCTACCGCAACGAAAAACTCTTCGATGATCTCATCGTCCCGGAGGACAGGGAGAGATTCCGGACCCATTGCGATCAACTCAGTAATTCCCCGGATACCGGGATCCTCGAATTCCGCATCCGGACAAAAAAGGGAGACCTCATGTGGATCGGGCATGTCTGCCATCCGATCTATAGCCCCGATGGAGAATATCTTGGACGCAGAGGAAGTAACCGGGACATCACCCAGAGAAAGGCGGCAGAAGATGCCCTAAAAGGGAGCGAAACCCGGTTCCGTTTGCTCATCCAGAATGCATCCGATATGATACGAATCCTTGACCGTCAGGGAAAGATCCGGTACGAGTCCCCTTCAACGGAGAGAATACTTGGCTACCCGGAGGGAGCCCTGACAGGGAAGGAGCCCTGGCCCTATATCCACCCTGACGATGTAGAGCGGGTAAGATCAGATTTCCAGACAATATTTGACCAGACCAACGATGGCATTCCAACGGAATTCCGGGTACGCCGTGCAGATGGCACCTATATCTGGGTTGATTCCATTGGCGCAAATCTGCTGGGGGTTCAGGGGGTAGACGGCATTGTGATCACAACCCGGCCCATCGGACAGCGCAAGGAGATAGAGCAGGCGCTCCTGGAAAGCCAGGCAAAGGTTCGCGAATCAGAGGAATTCCTGCGCCAGGTGATCAACGGTGCGGGAGAAGGCATCATAGGATATGACCGGGATCTCCATATCACCCTCTGGAACCGGTTTATGGAAGAATTGACCGGTTACCCGGCAGAGGAGGTGCTGGGAAAGGATGTCTTTGAGATCTTCCCGTTCCTCAAAGAGGAGGGGATCGATGTTTTGCTCCTCAAGGCACTCGAAGGAAAGAGCGGGCAGTCTGCAGATATCCCGTTCATCTTTGGCCGGACCGGTAAAAAAGGGTGGGGACAGGGGATTTATTCGCCGATCCATGACGCCAACGGCGCAATCGTGGGCGCTATGGGGATCATCAGGGACATCACGGAGGTCCGTAAGGCACAGCGGGCCCTTGGGGAAAGCGAGGAGAAATACCGGCTCTTTACAGAAACTTCTCCGGATATGATTTATTTTATCGACCCGGAGGGGCATATCCGGTTTGTCAACCGCCGTGCAGCAGAGGGACTGCTGATGAAGCCGGAAGATATCATAGGTAAACACCTCAACGATATTTTCCTGCCCGATACCGCCCGGAACCATCTCATCGGGATACAGCACATCGTTGAAACACGCGAGCCGTCGGAAACTGAGCTGATCGAGAACCTGCCTTCCGGCAACATCTGGATCGAAGCCCGGCTTTCTCCGCTGTTTGACGCAGAGAATAACGTGCTGGGGGTCTTGGGAATCTCCCATGATATCACTGACCGGAAAAAAGCCCAGATCGCCCTTGAGGAAAGTGAGGAGAGGTACCGCAGCCTTTTCCGCCGATCGCCGGTCGGGATCACCCTTACCGATATCGCGGGAAACATACTCGAGATAAACGAGACCATGCTCGGGATGTTCGGGTACACCCGGGACGAGATTGGTTCAACCAATATCTCTTCTTTTTACGCGGATTCCGAAATCCGGCTACAGCTGGCAGGCACCGTCCTTGCCAAAGGCTCTGTCAGCGATTACGAGCTGGTGTGCCGGCGCCGCGATGGCAGTACTTTTCCCGTCCTCCTTAACAGTGCCAGGATCCTGCGCGGGGGGGAGCGGTTATTCCAGTCCACATTCGTCGATATCACAGACCGCAAAATGATGGAAGAGGAGATCCGGTCGCTGAACCGTGCACTTGAACAGCGGGTCATCCAGCGTACCGATCAGCTTAATGCCACCCTTGAGGAAAAAGAGGTCCTGCTCCGCGAGATCCATCACCGGGTAAAAAATAACCTCCAGATCATCATCAGCATCCTCCGGCTCCAGAACCGCCATATCACCGATCCCGGGATGCAGGCGATCCTTCTTGACAGCGAGAGCCGGGTCCGGTCCATGGCGCTGGTCCATGAGAAACTCTACCGGTCTATCGATCTCGCGCATATCGATATCGGCGATTATCTTCGGGATCTCACCCGGTACCTGTTCAATACCTATTCGGTAAACCAGGGCCGGGTGGCATTCAAGGTGGAGATTGCCGATCTCTCACTGGATATCAACCGCGCCATCCCGATAGGCCTGATCTTAAACGAATTGATCGCCAATGCCCTCAAGCATGCGTTTACTCCGCAGACAGGAGGGGAGATCATGATCACGGGATCGCAGACAATTGATACGATTGTCATCTCAGTACAGGATAACGGGGCAGGGATGCCGGTGGATTTTGACTGGCGCAATTCACCGTCACTGGGCATGCACCTGGTGGTGACCCTGATCGAGCAGGTCCGAGGGACCATTGAAAAAGAAGAGAACGGCACGGGAACCCGGTTTGTCCTCAGGATCCCCCGGCACGCCGGAACGTGA
- a CDS encoding response regulator, with the protein MTARILIVEDERVVAEDLSRTLVSLGYEIAGIAGSGEDAITFAEREKPDLILMDIMLSGKMDGISAAERIQTIRTTPIIYVTAYADDLLLARAKKTGPFGYIVKPFNEREIRSNIEIALYRHRLDREIEKRDAILLALGSGIEWFLRQFADHHRIVPHHDPAHSGEPGYRPILESLGNAMDLARIALFRYNGTDRSMLTLADEWTFQDSAGLVHSPLVRKIAPSSLGLEPHMHDLARGAAVTLGIGDFAPEIRSTFAAYRFSCMAVLEIEVREMPYGLIFFVDGTDRSWPAEEIEAMHIAANILGSAIGLSELER; encoded by the coding sequence ATGACAGCACGGATACTGATTGTGGAAGACGAACGGGTCGTGGCAGAAGACTTAAGCAGGACGCTTGTATCGCTTGGGTATGAGATCGCCGGCATAGCCGGGTCCGGTGAAGACGCCATTACGTTTGCAGAGAGAGAAAAACCGGATCTCATTCTCATGGACATCATGCTTTCAGGAAAGATGGACGGGATTTCCGCAGCAGAAAGGATCCAGACAATCCGTACCACCCCGATCATCTACGTTACCGCATATGCCGATGATCTTCTCCTTGCCCGCGCAAAAAAAACCGGGCCGTTCGGGTACATTGTCAAACCTTTTAATGAGCGGGAGATCCGCTCGAATATCGAGATCGCCCTGTACCGGCACCGGCTGGACCGGGAGATTGAGAAGCGCGATGCCATCCTGCTTGCGCTGGGTTCCGGGATCGAATGGTTCCTCAGGCAGTTCGCAGACCATCACCGGATTGTCCCGCACCATGACCCTGCACATTCGGGAGAACCGGGATACCGGCCAATCCTTGAGAGCCTGGGAAACGCCATGGACCTTGCAAGGATTGCCCTGTTTCGCTATAACGGGACAGACCGGTCCATGCTCACTCTGGCTGACGAATGGACATTCCAGGATTCTGCCGGCCTTGTTCATTCACCCCTTGTCAGGAAGATCGCCCCCTCATCTTTGGGGCTTGAGCCACACATGCACGATCTGGCACGCGGGGCCGCAGTCACCCTCGGGATTGGGGATTTTGCTCCGGAGATCCGGTCCACCTTTGCCGCATATCGCTTTTCATGCATGGCTGTCCTCGAAATTGAGGTCCGGGAAATGCCGTACGGCCTGATCTTCTTTGTCGATGGAACCGACCGTTCTTGGCCGGCAGAGGAGATCGAGGCCATGCACATAGCAGCAAATATCCTGGGAAGTGCTATTGGCCTGTCAGAACTAGAGAGATGA
- a CDS encoding response regulator: MDKIAVIDDDPSIVEVFSQTLTFFGYDTCTFTDPAVALASLPCEDPAPSLILLDLMMSPITGLQFLEEQKKSTSINGIPVIIVSAWDLPPEDRQRFGGVIADVIRKPVHPRDLAGCIQTALDREKTGSADQQ; this comes from the coding sequence ATGGACAAGATCGCAGTAATCGACGACGATCCCTCAATTGTCGAGGTTTTCTCCCAGACCCTGACCTTTTTTGGATATGATACCTGTACCTTTACGGACCCCGCAGTAGCGCTGGCGAGCCTGCCCTGTGAGGATCCGGCGCCCAGCCTGATTCTTCTTGACCTGATGATGTCCCCGATCACCGGACTCCAGTTCCTGGAAGAACAGAAAAAAAGTACTTCGATAAACGGGATCCCGGTCATTATTGTGTCGGCATGGGATCTCCCTCCAGAGGACCGCCAGAGGTTTGGCGGAGTGATCGCCGATGTCATCAGGAAGCCGGTCCATCCGCGGGACCTGGCGGGGTGTATCCAGACAGCACTTGACCGGGAAAAGACAGGATCTGCTGATCAGCAGTAA
- a CDS encoding 2-isopropylmalate synthase, with translation MRGIVFFTDSRAKNDVTVFDTTLRDGEQTPGIAFTFEQKIDIARQLSDIGVHTIEAGFPASSAPEKETVAAIKRLGLSANICGLARSVKADVDACIDCDVDMIHVFIPTSDIQRENTINKTREQVLGITGDIVRYVRDHVDKCMFSPMDATRTDADYLVEVCRTAAAAGATIINIPDTVGVISPSGMKTLMGRLAREVGCPLDVHCHNDFGLAVANTIAAVEAGASEVQVTVNGLGERAGNADLAQTVMIMESIYGIRTGITKERLVETSRLISRFSGIGIPPTQPVVGENVFSHESGIHTQGVLKCSETFEPGIMTPEMVGHRRRLTLGKHVGRHAVRQMLIDVHIEPGDAELDTIVERVKAIASRGKRVTDADLYEIAESVMGIAVGKKVLRLEDIAIMTGNHVIPTASVRAQVNGTEHVFSSVGNGPVDAALKAIVGIIPARIQLTEFNIEAISGGSDAMCHVTIAVEDEHGRIYDASGSGDDIVLASVDALVNAINLTSRE, from the coding sequence TTGCGGGGGATCGTCTTCTTCACCGATAGCCGTGCGAAGAATGACGTGACCGTTTTTGATACGACACTCCGCGACGGGGAACAAACCCCGGGGATTGCCTTCACATTCGAACAGAAGATCGATATTGCCCGTCAGCTTTCTGACATCGGCGTGCATACCATCGAGGCAGGGTTCCCTGCATCATCTGCGCCTGAGAAAGAGACCGTCGCCGCGATCAAACGACTGGGTTTGTCGGCCAACATCTGCGGGCTCGCCCGATCGGTGAAAGCCGACGTGGACGCCTGCATAGACTGCGATGTCGACATGATTCATGTCTTTATCCCGACCTCGGACATCCAGCGGGAGAACACGATCAACAAGACACGCGAGCAGGTGCTCGGGATCACCGGCGATATCGTCCGCTATGTCCGCGACCACGTGGACAAATGCATGTTTTCGCCGATGGATGCAACCCGGACGGACGCGGACTACCTTGTTGAGGTCTGCCGGACCGCAGCAGCAGCTGGCGCCACGATCATCAACATCCCGGACACCGTTGGGGTCATCTCTCCCTCGGGCATGAAGACCCTGATGGGCCGGCTCGCCCGCGAGGTCGGCTGCCCGCTCGATGTCCACTGCCACAACGACTTCGGGCTAGCGGTGGCAAACACGATCGCTGCGGTGGAAGCCGGCGCCTCAGAGGTGCAGGTGACGGTCAACGGCCTCGGGGAACGGGCCGGCAATGCCGACCTTGCCCAGACCGTGATGATCATGGAGTCCATCTATGGAATCCGAACCGGGATCACAAAGGAGCGCCTGGTCGAGACATCGCGCCTGATCTCCCGGTTCTCGGGTATCGGGATCCCTCCCACCCAGCCGGTAGTCGGGGAGAACGTCTTCTCTCACGAGAGCGGCATCCACACGCAGGGCGTCTTAAAGTGCTCCGAGACCTTCGAACCCGGCATCATGACCCCCGAGATGGTCGGCCACCGCCGCCGGCTGACTCTGGGCAAGCACGTAGGTCGCCATGCCGTGCGCCAGATGCTTATCGATGTCCATATCGAGCCCGGTGATGCTGAGCTGGATACCATTGTCGAGAGGGTCAAGGCGATCGCAAGCCGGGGGAAACGGGTGACCGACGCCGATCTCTACGAGATCGCAGAAAGTGTTATGGGTATTGCTGTCGGCAAAAAAGTGCTCCGGCTGGAAGACATTGCCATCATGACCGGCAACCACGTGATCCCAACCGCGAGCGTGCGGGCGCAGGTAAACGGTACCGAGCATGTCTTCTCCAGTGTGGGAAACGGCCCGGTGGACGCGGCGCTCAAGGCGATTGTCGGGATCATTCCGGCCCGGATCCAGCTTACCGAGTTCAATATCGAAGCTATCAGCGGAGGCTCGGACGCGATGTGCCACGTGACGATTGCTGTCGAAGACGAGCACGGGCGTATCTACGATGCAAGCGGGAGCGGGGACGATATCGTTCTTGCCTCGGTCGATGCTCTCGTAAACGCGATCAACCTGACAAGCAGGGAGTAA
- a CDS encoding prefoldin subunit beta → MQNISPKVQNQFAMLQQVQQQLQTVLSQKAQYEMAVREAKRAAEEVKDAADDTPMYLSIGTVMVQKKKDYIDGKLTEKVETLELRIKSLEKQETLLQGKFEQLQSQIKAALEGKGAPNAA, encoded by the coding sequence ATGCAGAACATATCCCCCAAGGTCCAGAACCAGTTTGCGATGCTCCAGCAGGTCCAGCAGCAGCTCCAGACCGTTCTCTCTCAAAAAGCCCAGTACGAGATGGCGGTACGCGAGGCCAAGCGCGCCGCAGAAGAGGTAAAGGACGCTGCCGATGACACGCCCATGTACCTGAGTATCGGGACGGTCATGGTGCAGAAGAAGAAAGACTACATTGACGGGAAGCTGACCGAGAAGGTAGAAACGCTCGAACTCCGGATCAAGTCCCTGGAAAAGCAGGAGACCCTCCTGCAGGGCAAGTTCGAGCAGCTTCAGTCCCAGATCAAGGCCGCACTTGAGGGGAAGGGCGCCCCGAACGCGGCATAA
- a CDS encoding KEOPS complex subunit Pcc1 yields MPAREPAVPFFIPFVVYLSEVFKVPPHDALFRFTTVHADRIYRSLLPELKDEVNPRSVATCWVEEANTLVLRIEAQDLAALRAALNMFLRLVSIAEEMQQIA; encoded by the coding sequence GTGCCGGCACGAGAACCGGCCGTTCCCTTTTTTATTCCGTTTGTCGTATACCTTTCCGAGGTATTCAAAGTGCCGCCGCACGATGCCCTGTTCCGGTTCACTACCGTTCATGCGGATCGGATCTACCGCTCGCTCCTTCCCGAGCTCAAAGATGAAGTCAATCCGAGATCCGTTGCGACCTGCTGGGTAGAGGAGGCCAACACGCTGGTACTCCGGATCGAGGCACAGGATCTTGCAGCGCTCCGGGCGGCGCTCAATATGTTCCTTCGCCTGGTCAGCATTGCCGAAGAGATGCAGCAGATTGCATAA
- a CDS encoding DNA-directed RNA polymerase subunit P produces MASTYKCARCKQKVEIDVNVRCPYCGHRILFKERGAAIKELKAR; encoded by the coding sequence ATGGCAAGTACCTACAAGTGCGCCCGGTGCAAACAGAAAGTGGAGATCGACGTTAACGTCCGGTGTCCCTACTGCGGCCACCGTATTCTCTTTAAAGAGCGCGGCGCAGCGATAAAAGAGCTCAAAGCCAGGTAA
- a CDS encoding 50S ribosomal protein L37ae, whose translation MAGSEHSAKGKVTGSAGRFGCRYGRFVRKRVAEMEKISRASHRCPKCDTQSVERKGTGIWLCRKCGYKFAGGAYQPETPTLRVALRAIDRTRAVEGKTP comes from the coding sequence ATGGCAGGCTCTGAACATTCAGCAAAAGGAAAAGTAACCGGCAGTGCCGGTCGTTTCGGCTGCAGGTACGGACGCTTCGTGCGCAAGCGTGTTGCAGAGATGGAGAAGATCTCGCGTGCATCCCACCGTTGCCCCAAGTGCGACACCCAGTCTGTGGAGCGCAAGGGCACCGGTATCTGGCTGTGCCGGAAGTGCGGGTATAAGTTCGCCGGCGGCGCATACCAGCCCGAGACCCCGACCCTCCGTGTTGCCCTCCGTGCGATCGACCGTACTCGTGCAGTCGAAGGCAAGACCCCGTAA